The genomic region TCGAGGGCGCGCACTGTCAGGGTCGTGACAGTTCAATCGCAGCTTATTGGCCAAGCCTTCAGTCAAACCGGCGAGGTTCAGCCACGCTATCAGATCCCGATGAGCTTCCGGCTGGAGGGCAAGATTGTCTTTCGGATCGAGAACGGCACCTCCGTCAAAGCGGGCGATGTCCTCGCAAGTGTCGACAAGATCCCGTCATCTATCAACGTCTCGTCCGCGTCGGCGCAAGTCGATGTAGCAAAGTCCGACGTAGGGCTCGCCGAGCTCACCGCAGCGCGCAATTGGGAACTGTTTTCAAAAGATGCCATTTCGCGCGCCCAGCTTCAGCAAGGCGACGCCAATCTGCACGCAGCAAAATCAAAGCTGGAAGCCGCGAGCGCGGCTTTAGATAGCGCCAGACAGTCTCTCTCTTACACAGACCTGAGAGCTGATCGCGATGGCATAGTCTCCGGCGTCTCTGCTGGTGTGGGCCAGGTCGTTACCTCCGGCCAGACTGTAATGACGCTGAGCTCGAACGCGGAACTGGATGCGGTTTTCGATATCCCCGAGCAACTGTGGAACGAGAACCTGAACGACCCCGAGATCCAGATCAGGCTCCTATCCGACCCGACCAAGACCGCAACGGGAAAGGTGCGGGAGGTCACGCCATCGGCTGATGCAACAACCCGAACCTATCGCGTCAGGGTGACCTTGCAACACCCGGTTCAAGGCTTCCCGA from Rhizobium rhododendri harbors:
- a CDS encoding efflux RND transporter periplasmic adaptor subunit, coding for MLSRILACCAILCATGLTACSDDAAPPSRARTVRVVTVQSQLIGQAFSQTGEVQPRYQIPMSFRLEGKIVFRIENGTSVKAGDVLASVDKIPSSINVSSASAQVDVAKSDVGLAELTAARNWELFSKDAISRAQLQQGDANLHAAKSKLEAASAALDSARQSLSYTDLRADRDGIVSGVSAGVGQVVTSGQTVMTLSSNAELDAVFDIPEQLWNENLNDPEIQIRLLSDPTKTATGKVREVTPSADATTRTYRVRVTLQHPVQGFPMGAAVSGKVILSPKRLFEVPSSALVRLGQDQAVFVYVPPSKTVHARAVKIERYAGRSMFVSDGLGDGDLVATAGVTKLRDGEAVTVEKDDRL